Below is a genomic region from Candidatus Schekmanbacteria bacterium.
ATCCTCCCTGAAATAAAGGTTTCAAGATTTTCGAGACCGTAGCCATCGCTTCTGAATGTTACATACTGGTAAAAATCGTGGTCTTCGTCATTGGTCCTTATATCTTCATAGCGGGCAGACCTGAAATCATAGATAGTCTTAAGATTCAGGCTGTAATCTTTGGAAAATACGCAAATCGGAGTAAATAAAATCCAGAAGAAACACAGAACTGCCTTGAGCAATGTTCTTTTCATCAATATCCTCTGGGTTATCAGTAAAATTTAATTTTAAAATTGGTTAAAAAATATCACAATATTATTTATTGTGTAAAGCAATTTCAATATCATTAAGAAGATAAAGCCTTGTTTCATCATCCTTGAAATATTTTTCAATTGTTTCCAGCATCTGGTCTATCATATCCTTTGAGGCAAAATCTGACAAAGCCTTAGCGGTTGCAGATACAACTGACTTATCGCTGTCTTTCAGCATTTTTAATAGTTCCGGGGCACCATCCTTTCCTTTCACTTTCCCCCATGAGTAGACAGCACCTGCACGCACATCAGGTTCATCATCATTTAATAAAGTCTTCAGCGTCTCTTCAACCCTGGCACCTTTAAGTTCTGCAAGCGACCAGGCTACAGAACTTCTCATCTCGAAATTCTGATCTTTAGCCCTGCTTATGAGCTCATCCTCTAAACCTTCAAATCCCATTTTTTTAAGCGACGATGCCGCCTCTGTACGTACATCAAAATCATCATCATCAAGAGATGGAACAAGCTGTTTCGCCACTGTCCTGTCTTCTAAAATACCGAGCGCTTTTACTGCTTCAAGCCTTACAAACTCATCTTCATTGTCAAGTATTTTCAATATATCAGGAACAGCCTGCATAACCTTTGATGCGCCTAAAAGCTCGCATGCCATGCTTTTTATGTCTGTATCATTATCCTTTAACGACTTCATGAGAAGATCTTTCCCGCCTTTATCTCCTGTCTTCATCAGTGAAGCGGCAGCGTGCAGTCTCACTTCATCATCTTCATCTTTGTTATTTAAAAGCTTTCTGAGGCTGTCTGCAAGGTCTCCGATATTGATTTCACCGATAAGATCGCAGGCTGTAACTTTTACATCAATATCTTCATCACCAAGGGCTTTTTTTATACTCTCAGCAAAACTTTTGCCTTTGGCAGTTGAGAGTTTTTTAAGAGCATACATTCTGTTCCATTCATCGTTTTTATCTAAAAGCATTTTATTAAGTTCATCTTCGCTAAGCTTCTCACCTGTTTTTTCAAGCACCTCTGCTGCTGCGTTTCTTACCTCGTAATCTTCACCGTAAGTGCTGCGCACTTTTTTCAGTATTTCCACTGCAGAGGCATCTTTCATCCTTTCAACGCTCTCTATGGCTATAAGTTTGAGGTCTATATTATTACCGGTAAGGAATTCTATTATGCTCCTTTTGGCAACTTCATCAAGGAAGGAGTCATCCTTTATACCTTTCTTTTTTAGCTCCATATATGATTCAAGTGCTTTTTTTGTTTTTCCTCTTTTGAGCATAATCTCAGCCTTGACAACAAGCGCATCGCTGTTGCGGGGATCTTTTTTCAAAAGTTCATTTATCACCTTGTCTGCTTCCTCAGTCTTACCTTCGGCGATAAGCGACTTTGCCTGCTTTATCAATCTTTCCCCTCCGATAACACATCCTCTTCCGCATGACGACAGGGACAATGCAAGGATAGCGCAAAATGCCAGAAGCTTCAGAAATGGTCTCTTTTTTCTTTCATTCATAGTTTTAAGTCAGCCTTTATTTTTTAATAAAAAAGCCGCCGGAATATTCTTCCGGCGGCCTTTGTTCATCTGCTTTGGACGCTTACGATCTTACTGCTCTATTCTATAAGCAAGCTCTTAAGCGCGATACCCTTATGGTTTGCAGTCGAATTATCAGTTACTGCCAAACCGAAATTATAGGTATTGCCTGTTTCGAATACTACGTCTCCTACATTTCCTGTATCGAGTTTTCTTGTAATTAATACATTCCATGTTCCGGTTATATAGGCGGATTCAACACTTAAGTCTTTATTTCCGCCTACTGCACCTCTGTCATCGAACAGTATATTTCTGGCAATATGTCCTGTTGTAATGGTTATTACCCCATCCTTATTGTAATAGTCGCCCGATCCAACTGTGCCACTAAATACTGCAAGTGAGCCGTCAAGCCATATATCTGATGTTGTATAAATTGAATAACCATCGTTATCGAATAACTTACTTGCAGGAATCAGATCATTGGCGCCAAGTGATATACTTGTCCATATGAACTGAGGTATTACAGTTGATGTAACAGGAAGAAGATTTGAAATCGTAAGGCTTCCTCCGTCATCAGCAGTGGCAATCGGGAAGGCAGAGTTTGCATCCCTTGCTAAGCCGAGAGGTGCTGTATTTGCCGCTTTCCATTCCCAAACATCAAGTACGCCGCCTGTACCTGCACCCATTGTCTGCGCAGCCAATGGAGTAAGAACAACATTGTTAAAACTCCTGTCAGCATGGCAGTCTGTGCATGTTTCAGTCAATGGATCTACTGATGGATGGACGAAAGCAAGGTCCTGTACATCATCTGAGTTATTATGACACATGGCACAATTGGCGAGCGGTGCAACAGTGTTAGTTATAACGCCACTGTCATTTTTGGTCAGATGGCATGTTGATGCGCATCCTGCCTGAGCAAATGTCAATCCGGCCCTTCCGGCACTGTCTGTTATCGGGAACATCATGTACAACTTGTCTTCGTTTGTTTGCGCAGGATCAAAATTTACCCATCCTGTACCATTATATCCAAGTACTCCAGCAGTTGCACTATTGGTAGCATCTGGCCAGGTTGCCTTTATATACAGGTTCTGTGAATCATGTGCTGCCTGAAGTGTAACAGTGATCAAATCATCAAAAAGTGCACCATGACCACCGCCTACAACGTTTCCTTTGGTGGGGAATGGAACAGGAGTTATTACACCCCATATCAGAGAGCTAAGCTCGCTGTTTGTAACTGAATCTGATACCACAGTTGCAATCAGGTCAGCTGCCAATGCACTTTGAGCTATAGTGAATACTTTATCTTCTACTGTTATAACTGAAGTACGTATGTCTCCGGTGTTAGCTGACACAGCGTAGGAAATTACTCCAGGTCCTGTTCCTGAGAGGGTTTCCAGTGATATGGTGATCCATGGAGCGCCCGGTGTAGCAGTCCAGTCGCAGGTAACATCCGTTGTAACTGTTATTACGCCCTCACCCCCTGGTGCATCGAATAAAGCCGGTAATGGATCACCACTAAGCAGGAATATACACTCACCGCTTGCAGCAGGAACCTGAACTATTGTAATGACTTGATCTTCTACATTTATAGCAGCCTCACGAGCTTCAGTTACCACATTCTCAGCAACCGTAAAACTGATTACACCTGTGCCTGTGCCTGAATCTGTATTTAAAGTAATCCAGTCAGCTTCTGTTGTTGCAAGCCACGGGCAATTAGCTTCCGTTGAGACTGTGATTATACCGTCAGCGCCAACTGCCGGGAATTCAGGTGGGTTAGGAACAGGTATAAGTGTGAATGTACATGCTTCCGAAATTTCAAATGCATTCTTTTTTGTAGCTTTCTTACTTCCAACTTTTACAACAACACTCTTTTTACCGATTGTTGCAGTATCTTTAACAGTATATGTTCCTTTGATTGTTGTTCTTGTGATTTTTCCTGTCTTTTTGAAGGTCACTCCCGAGATTGTTACCTTTGCCTTTGACGTAAACCCGTTACCTTTGATTGTAATCGTGCCCTCACCCCCTATAGTGGCCGGGGTAGGTGAGTAGGTTACCTTGCTGATCTTAAGCGCTGCTTCTGATGCTGTTACTCCAATTGCAAAAACAAATAACATGATACAGAAAATACCGACTGCTTTTTTAAAACCCATATTATCCCTCCAGTTAATTTTTAATAAAATGATAGTGAAAATATGATACTTGGTGTCATAATAGTTTGAATGCAATCCATTCGTCAAGTATCTTTTCATTAAAAGTATACTTTTTTTGTTACCACCTGACTTTAACAGTGTCAAACATTTTTTTTATTTTTTAAAATATTTCAATCTAAAAACAATTTTATTCTTTTTCTATCCTGCAAAGAAGTCCCCTCAACTGATAAGAACCAAAAGCATTATCATAGGGCGGCTGATTGCTGGTAAGCACATTGGCATTCGACTCCCATACACCGTAATCAGGGCCTTTTAGCTCAGGATACCACCAGCCATGATCAATGCTGATTACCCTCGGGTGTATATCATCTGTAATGACGGCTTTCATTCTTGCTCTGCCTCTCGGGGAACTTATGATAATCCAGTCTCCTGAATTTATATTGTATCTGTCTGCAACTTCTCTATGGATTTCAGCCTGCGGGAAAGGTCTTTTACTCCTAAGCGATGAGATCTGCCTTCCTTCGCTGTGAAAGAGCTCCATCTTACGGCTTCCGGTAATAAGTATATAAGGAAATTCTTTGGCTGTCTCCGGAGCGCTCTCCGGACTCTCAGGGGGCTCCTTATATAATGGAAGAGGGTCATAGCCCATCCTCTCAAGTGTCTTGCAATATAACTCAACCTTTCGCGACGGTGTCCTGAAACCTTTTATCTCATATTTTCTGTATTCATGAGGAGGGTAAATAAAATGCCTTTCCAATAATTGCGTGTAATTAATCCCCAAAGGTTGAAGCTGGTAATTCATTATATCCTGTAAACTCTCTTCACTTGCCGGAAGGGAGAGCCTTTTTGCAAGCTCGTTCATTATCCATTCATCCTGTCTCGCTTCTCCGAAGCTTGTTATCTTGGGTTGTGCTATAACCATATTCTCAACAACAAGGGGGTAGCCGATGACCTGCTCTACTTCAGGCCAGAATGCTGCAGGAAGGACATAATCAGCGTGAGCTGCGGTAGGAGTCATGAAGAGGTCGGTGACAACGAGAAGATCAAGCTTTATTAGGCTCTCATATACCTCTTTTGCATTTGCAACCGTAGTAAGGGGATTTCCTCCGAAGATAAGAAGCGCTCTTATCCTGTAAGGTTCTCCTGTCCTCATAGCTTTGAAAAGCGCAGGTATGTGCGCTGACGGCATGAAAGCGCGCCACCCTCCAAGGAGTTTAAACTCATCCGCTCCGAGCCGTTTCTTAGACATCCCCTCCGGAAGTTTATCCTTCAGGGTAGGATAGCTGTTTATTATGTTCATGCCAAAGATGTCGCCGCCTGGAATATCAATGTTGCCTGTAAGCCCTCTTAATATGGCAATAGCCCTTACGGTCTGAAGGGAGTTTATATTCTGCTCCAGCCCTAAACCCCATTCAAGTATTGCCGGCTTGTTCAGCGCATATGTCCTTGCCGCCTCTCTAATGTCATCTGCAGGGACACCTGTTATCATTTCCGCCCATTGAGGGGTGCATTCTTTTACCCGCTCTTTAAGCTCATTAAATCCTATTGTCCATTTCTCAACAAAGCCCCTGTCATATATTTCCTCATTTATTATTACGTAGATCATGGCAAGGGCAAGGGCTGCATCAGTGCCGGGACGCACAGGGAGCCATTGCCCGCAGAGCTTTGCTGTCTCAGACCTCCTCGGGTCTATGGCAATGGTTTTGCATCCCTTGCGGAGAGCACGCCTCACAACTATGGAAAGCTCTCCATCAGGGCCTGACACAACAGGGTTATGCCCCCAGAACATTATACATCTGGGGGGAACTTCACCGTAATAATCGCCGGTCACAAATCCGCCGTAGGTGAGATTGCTTACCGTTATGCGCGGGATGAAACACTGGGCAAGCCCGGGCTCATACCAGTTGGGAGTGCCAAGCTGGTTTGCAAATCTTACGGTGTGCATATAATGATGGCGTCCGGTCCCCTGCCCGAGGGCGATGGATTCCGCCCCTAGCTCTTTGCGGAACCTATCAAGCTTTGATGCTATCTCACCTAACGCATCATCCCATGATATCTTTTCCCATTGGCAGCTTCCTCTTTCACCTTTTCGGCGCAATGGATGTGAGAGTCTTTCCGGATGGTTTGCAATCTCAGCAGTTGCAAGCCCTTTTACACACATCCACCCTTTGCTCATGGGTGATTCCGGGTTTCCCCGGACTTTTACCACTTTTCCGTCTTTCACATGGACAAGTGTGCCGCATCCGCCGTGACATATCCTGCATACG
It encodes:
- a CDS encoding IPT/TIG domain-containing protein, translated to MGFKKAVGIFCIMLFVFAIGVTASEAALKISKVTYSPTPATIGGEGTITIKGNGFTSKAKVTISGVTFKKTGKITRTTIKGTYTVKDTATIGKKSVVVKVGSKKATKKNAFEISEACTFTLIPVPNPPEFPAVGADGIITVSTEANCPWLATTEADWITLNTDSGTGTGVISFTVAENVVTEAREAAINVEDQVITIVQVPAASGECIFLLSGDPLPALFDAPGGEGVITVTTDVTCDWTATPGAPWITISLETLSGTGPGVISYAVSANTGDIRTSVITVEDKVFTIAQSALAADLIATVVSDSVTNSELSSLIWGVITPVPFPTKGNVVGGGHGALFDDLITVTLQAAHDSQNLYIKATWPDATNSATAGVLGYNGTGWVNFDPAQTNEDKLYMMFPITDSAGRAGLTFAQAGCASTCHLTKNDSGVITNTVAPLANCAMCHNNSDDVQDLAFVHPSVDPLTETCTDCHADRSFNNVVLTPLAAQTMGAGTGGVLDVWEWKAANTAPLGLARDANSAFPIATADDGGSLTISNLLPVTSTVIPQFIWTSISLGANDLIPASKLFDNDGYSIYTTSDIWLDGSLAVFSGTVGSGDYYNKDGVITITTGHIARNILFDDRGAVGGNKDLSVESAYITGTWNVLITRKLDTGNVGDVVFETGNTYNFGLAVTDNSTANHKGIALKSLLIE
- a CDS encoding molybdopterin-dependent oxidoreductase, with the translated sequence MNPSSSDRVFKSVCRICHGGCGTLVHVKDGKVVKVRGNPESPMSKGWMCVKGLATAEIANHPERLSHPLRRKGERGSCQWEKISWDDALGEIASKLDRFRKELGAESIALGQGTGRHHYMHTVRFANQLGTPNWYEPGLAQCFIPRITVSNLTYGGFVTGDYYGEVPPRCIMFWGHNPVVSGPDGELSIVVRRALRKGCKTIAIDPRRSETAKLCGQWLPVRPGTDAALALAMIYVIINEEIYDRGFVEKWTIGFNELKERVKECTPQWAEMITGVPADDIREAARTYALNKPAILEWGLGLEQNINSLQTVRAIAILRGLTGNIDIPGGDIFGMNIINSYPTLKDKLPEGMSKKRLGADEFKLLGGWRAFMPSAHIPALFKAMRTGEPYRIRALLIFGGNPLTTVANAKEVYESLIKLDLLVVTDLFMTPTAAHADYVLPAAFWPEVEQVIGYPLVVENMVIAQPKITSFGEARQDEWIMNELAKRLSLPASEESLQDIMNYQLQPLGINYTQLLERHFIYPPHEYRKYEIKGFRTPSRKVELYCKTLERMGYDPLPLYKEPPESPESAPETAKEFPYILITGSRKMELFHSEGRQISSLRSKRPFPQAEIHREVADRYNINSGDWIIISSPRGRARMKAVITDDIHPRVISIDHGWWYPELKGPDYGVWESNANVLTSNQPPYDNAFGSYQLRGLLCRIEKE
- a CDS encoding HEAT repeat domain-containing protein — encoded protein: MNERKKRPFLKLLAFCAILALSLSSCGRGCVIGGERLIKQAKSLIAEGKTEEADKVINELLKKDPRNSDALVVKAEIMLKRGKTKKALESYMELKKKGIKDDSFLDEVAKRSIIEFLTGNNIDLKLIAIESVERMKDASAVEILKKVRSTYGEDYEVRNAAAEVLEKTGEKLSEDELNKMLLDKNDEWNRMYALKKLSTAKGKSFAESIKKALGDEDIDVKVTACDLIGEINIGDLADSLRKLLNNKDEDDEVRLHAAASLMKTGDKGGKDLLMKSLKDNDTDIKSMACELLGASKVMQAVPDILKILDNEDEFVRLEAVKALGILEDRTVAKQLVPSLDDDDFDVRTEAASSLKKMGFEGLEDELISRAKDQNFEMRSSVAWSLAELKGARVEETLKTLLNDDEPDVRAGAVYSWGKVKGKDGAPELLKMLKDSDKSVVSATAKALSDFASKDMIDQMLETIEKYFKDDETRLYLLNDIEIALHNK